Proteins encoded by one window of Vanacampus margaritifer isolate UIUO_Vmar chromosome 17, RoL_Vmar_1.0, whole genome shotgun sequence:
- the gmeb1 gene encoding glucocorticoid modulatory element-binding protein 1 isoform X4 yields the protein MGKYVNFNFHPAIHHLPLIQGQVAGAAALTGKQRPPSPQPLQPAPPAGSQGVPRPAERHSHIVQRPGSSPWPLARGTCPREASRRHPNQISPGCLNWLLSMRRISGLTLEYLLGGRASHPISKGEPGHPAEETHFSHLYPGSCSFNYNLYYNFNTFFCTIAAQDSFGNGKIVRDNMRERLSEKGDCILSSAESVNKDSHEISDSLNFWKGIANVGLLGEVVTKISTELLDLLNSLQLLKESVVLQNTEVAVLSNLGQVFGLLNSVKKMLVKRRQQTDPSQEEILRILCNLELQLAEQRKQQQIQALLSCPHSAKTIHTIKRQTKRPRLQKPVTTTLLTSSINHQHALTPPQFTILSPISLPSLGQPFTVADVPITSLAQSSNTVTLFPTGSQLFTRYMVTGDGKADSITFHTSSNLTLIDTSPMNDSSQLGTMVKPVELLHVSQQAVCAEAVPIEAQVLDGAMLVQQEFMQGEMDASQEHTVIEINPHSVEEGEVMALQLTGESREVIIAEKQETPCQTQERGVQELELDANGHVPDVQIVVLRENIPEENQVK from the exons ATGGGAAAATATGTCAATTTTAACTTCCATCCAGCCATTCATCATCTGCCCCTTATCCAGGgtcaggtcgcgggggcagcagctttaacaggGAAGCAAAGACctccttctccccagccacttcaaccagctcctccggcgggatcccaaggcgttcccaggccagccgagagacatagtcacATAGTCCAGCGTCCTGGGTCATCTCCATGGCCTCTCGCCAGAGGGACAtgccccagggaggcgtccaggaggcatccgaaccagatttCTCCTGGAtgcctcaactggctcctctcaatgcggaggatTAGCGGCTTGACTCTTGAGTACCTCCTAGGtggccgagcttctcaccctatctcgaagggagagcccggacaccctgcggaggaaactcatttcagccacttgtatccgggatcttgttctttcaatTATAACTTGTATTACAATTTCAACACATTCTTTTGTACTATTGCAGCACAAGATTCCTTTGGTAATGGCAAGATAGTAAGAGACAATATGAGAGAGAGACTGAGTGAAAAGGGGGACTGCATCTTAAGTTCAGCAGAATCTGTAAACAAGGACTCTCATGAAATCTCAG ATTCGCTAAATTTCTGGAAGGGAATTGCTAATGTGGGTTTGCTGGGTGAAGTGGTGACCAAAATCAGTACTGAGCTGCTGGATCTGCTGAACAGCTTGCAGTTGCTGAAGGAGTCAGTTGTCTTGCAGAACACAG AGGTTGCGGTGCTTAGTAACCTTGGCCAGGTGTTTGGACTGCTAAACTCTGTCAAGAAGATGCTGGTGAAGAGGCGACAGCAAACTGATCCCAGCCAGGAGGAAATTCTTAGAATCCTTTGCA ACTTAGAGCTGCAGTTGGCAGAACAGCGAAAGCAGCAACAGATTCAGGCTCTCCTGTCATGCCCACACTCTGCCAAAACCATTCATACTATCAAACGCCAGACAAAGCGACCTCGTTTGCAGAAGCCTGTAACTACGACCCTCCTGACCTCTAGCATCAACCATCAGCATGCCCTGACACCTCCACAGTTCACCATTCTGTCCCCAATCTCATTACCCTCCTTGGGCCAGCCATTTACTGTGGCAGACGTCCCCATCACCTCTCTAGCGCAGTCTTCAAACACCGTCACTCTGTTCCCCACCGGCTCACAGCTCTTCACACGCTACATGGTGACTGGAGATGGAAAAGCCGACAGCATTACCTTCCACACGTCTTCCAACCTCACACTGATCGATACTAGTCCCATGAATGACTCAAGCCAGTTAGGTACAATGGTCAAACCTGTCGAGCTGCTACACGTTAGCCAGCAAGCTGTGTGCGCAGAAGCAGTCCCCATAGAGGCACAGGTACTGGATGGTGCCATGTTGGTGCAGCAGGAGTTCATGCAAGGAGAGATGGATGCCAGCCAAGAGCACACAGTCATAGAGATCAACCCACATTCAGTAGAAGAAGGTGAAGTCATGGCGCTGCAGCTGACAGGTGAGTCACGTGAGGTCATAATTGCAGAAAAGCAGGAGACGCCGTGTCAAACGCAGGAACGAGGGGTACAGGAGCTGGAGTTGGATGCCAATGGACATGTACCCGATGTACAGATTGTGGTGTTAAGAGAAAATATTCCCGAAGAAAATCAAGTTAAATAA